Proteins from one Streptomyces genisteinicus genomic window:
- the pip gene encoding prolyl aminopeptidase, with protein sequence MAELYPPIEPYDEGMLDVGDGNRVHWEVSGNPRGTPALVVHGGPGSGCVPGMRRYFDPTAYRIVLFDQRGCGRSTPHASDPGAAMGANTTHHLLADMERLREFLGVRRWVLHGGSWGSTLLLAYAQRHPDRVAGIVVNGVTTTRRSEIDWLYRGVGRFFPEQWHRFRAGVPEAAGPGDVVAAYARRMESPDPAVREQAAADWCRWEDAVLSLEPHGAPDVYSGRPDDARIALVRIAAHYFAHGAWLDEGALLDGAGRLDGIPGVLFHGRLDLSSPLDTAWELSRSWRGAELVVVDDAGHKGSDELRTRVREALDGLRGIDGGRPADGRG encoded by the coding sequence ATGGCAGAGCTGTATCCGCCCATCGAGCCGTACGACGAAGGGATGCTGGACGTCGGCGACGGGAACCGGGTGCACTGGGAGGTGTCCGGCAACCCGCGCGGCACACCCGCCCTCGTCGTGCACGGCGGCCCCGGCTCCGGCTGCGTCCCCGGCATGCGGCGGTACTTCGACCCGACGGCGTACCGCATCGTCCTCTTCGACCAGCGCGGCTGCGGCCGCAGCACGCCGCACGCGTCCGACCCGGGCGCCGCCATGGGCGCCAACACGACGCACCACCTCCTCGCCGACATGGAGCGCCTGCGCGAATTCCTCGGCGTCCGGCGGTGGGTGCTCCACGGCGGGTCCTGGGGGTCGACGCTGCTGCTCGCGTACGCGCAGCGGCACCCGGATCGGGTGGCCGGCATCGTGGTCAACGGGGTGACCACCACCCGGCGGTCGGAGATCGACTGGCTCTACCGGGGCGTCGGACGCTTCTTCCCCGAGCAGTGGCACCGCTTCCGCGCAGGGGTGCCGGAGGCTGCGGGGCCCGGCGACGTGGTCGCCGCCTACGCCCGCCGCATGGAGAGTCCCGACCCTGCGGTGCGAGAGCAGGCGGCCGCCGACTGGTGCCGCTGGGAGGACGCCGTCCTGTCGCTGGAGCCGCACGGGGCGCCCGACGTCTACAGCGGACGGCCCGACGACGCGCGGATCGCGCTCGTGCGCATCGCCGCCCACTACTTCGCACACGGCGCCTGGCTCGACGAGGGGGCGCTGCTGGACGGCGCCGGGCGACTGGACGGAATTCCGGGAGTCCTCTTCCACGGGCGGCTCGACCTGAGCTCCCCCCTGGACACGGCCTGGGAACTGTCCCGCTCCTGGCGCGGCGCCGAACTCGTCGTCGTGGACGACGCGGGGCACAAGGGGAGCGACGAACTGCGCACGCGGGTCCGGGAAGCGCTGGACGGCCTGCGCGGCATCGACGGCGGACGCCCTGCGGACGGCCGGGGATGA
- a CDS encoding MarR family winged helix-turn-helix transcriptional regulator, with protein MSPTASAASSAAGPGPELLGTRLRLLLSLLDADVASVHADLGLTGVRPHWVPYLRALAARGPSSVRDLAAATGVTHSAASQTVARLDREGLVTVAPGRDARQRIAALTARARGLLPALDAEWEATAAAAAALEAELSYPLSALVSETLDALERRPLRERIAEAAPHLIRPAP; from the coding sequence ATGTCTCCGACCGCCTCCGCCGCCTCCTCCGCCGCCGGGCCGGGCCCCGAACTCCTCGGCACCCGCCTGCGCCTGCTGCTGAGCCTGCTCGACGCCGACGTGGCATCGGTCCACGCGGACCTGGGCCTCACCGGCGTCCGCCCCCACTGGGTCCCGTACCTGCGCGCGCTCGCCGCCCGGGGACCGAGCTCGGTGCGGGACCTGGCAGCCGCGACGGGCGTGACCCACTCGGCGGCCAGCCAGACCGTCGCCCGGCTGGACCGCGAAGGGCTCGTCACCGTCGCCCCCGGCCGGGACGCCCGGCAGCGCATCGCCGCACTGACGGCACGGGCACGCGGCCTGCTGCCCGCGCTCGACGCCGAATGGGAGGCCACCGCGGCCGCGGCGGCGGCCCTCGAGGCGGAGCTCTCGTACCCGCTCAGCGCACTGGTCTCCGAAACCCTGGACGCACTGGAACGCCGCCCGCTGCGCGAACGCATCGCGGAGGCGGCCCCCCATCTCATCCGGCCCGCCCCCTGA